One genomic segment of Myxocyprinus asiaticus isolate MX2 ecotype Aquarium Trade chromosome 14, UBuf_Myxa_2, whole genome shotgun sequence includes these proteins:
- the LOC127451159 gene encoding tRNA-splicing endonuclease subunit Sen54-like, with amino-acid sequence MADSDTSADTHKRNIHHELLSPSELFQARSRSHKIPLKGQKDFLPSGSEQQRARLQQSLDEHWTLLAEERVERLGNLVKAAWIPEERLVELQSPAGKFWQTMGFSDRGKQYLHPEEALYLMECGNVQVFYRDLPLSIQEGYECFLSCDTITLHQYQVFGHLKRLGYVVNRFDPSSVPSHYERQLNLPASCDKHRQQLKRKRCQSPVSSEKGSMSSMEKTTAEHQNDEQFAVQTTPDQHQEEPMQSAQNPAPHETSERTWWMEGDIQSPPALAQTSACRWDFSSISFPDLGSSRSCSVHLASPDPSLLPGALEVGECDVAPWLRRLNMKEERLSRRDIERQRERDRYHKDINSDREVQRCRNWVEYSQLLEKRRSQQQRERPAHLWEREVTPLTQPGQCNSHRELLDQISIIKSSSWLEMTQSDQWKISFNVYQPDTVAEFKKSNPGKPYTHMCVCSFDGPVPDLLVMKQLSFQSGEVPVTFAVVDHGDISFYCFKEFKLPTDVY; translated from the exons ATGGCAGACAGTGACACATCTGCCGATACTCACAAACGCAATATTCATCACGAGCTGCTCAG TCCATCAGAGCTGTTTCAGGCGAGATCCCGAAGCCATAAGATCCCATTGAAGGGCCAGAAAGACTTTCTTCCCAGTGGATCAGAGCAGCAGAGAGCACGACTGCAGCAGAGTCTGGACGAGCACTGGACACTGCTGGCAGAGGAGCGAGTTGAGAGACT AGGGAATCTAGTAAAAGCTGCGTGGATCCCTGAGGAACGATTAGTAGAATTGCAGTCACCAGCA GGGAAGTTTTGGCAGACGATGGGTTTTTCAGACAGAGGCAAACAGTACCTGCATCCAGAAGAGGCTCTTTACCTTATGGAATGT GGCAATGTACAGGTGTTTTACCGGGATCTTCCTCTGTCCATTCAGGAGGGCTATGAATGCTTTCTTTCTTGTGACACCATCACTCTTCACCAGTATCAG GTTTTTGGACATTTGAAAAGGCTTGGGTATGTTGTGAACAGATTTGACCCCAG TTCAGTCCCATCCCATTATGAGAGACAGCTGAACCTGCCAGCATCATGTGACAAACACAGACAGCAGCTGaaaaggaagcgctgtcagagTCCTGTCTCCAG TGAAAAAGGTAGCATGTCGTCAATGGAGAAGACAACGGCTGAACATCAGAATGATGAGCAGTTTGCAGTTCAGACAACTCCAGATCAGCATCAGGAGGAGCCCATGCAGTCAGCACAAAATCCAGCTCCACATGAAACCTCTGAAAGGACATGGTGGATGGAAGGGGACATTCAGTCTCCACCTGCTCTAGCCCAAACCTCAGCTTGTCGCTGGGACTTCAGCTCCATCTCTTTCCCAGACCTGGGCTCTTCTAGGAGCTGCTCGGTCCACCTGGCGTCTCCAGACCCGAGCCTGCTGCCAGGAGCTCTTGAGGTGGGCGAGTGTGATGTGGCTCCGTGGCTGAGGAGGCTCAACATGAAGGAGGAAAGGCTGTCACGCCGAGACAtagagcggcagagagagagggaTCGATACCACAAGGATATTAACAGTGACCGAGAGGTGCAGCGCTGCAGGAACTGGGTGGAGTATTCTCAGCTACTGGAGAAGAGGAGGAGTCAGCAGCAGAGAGAACGACCTGCCCACCTGTGGGAGAGGGAGGTGACGCCTCTAACTCAGCCTGGACAGTGCAACTCACACC GTGAACTGCTGGACCAGATTAGCATTATCAAGTCTTCCAGCTGGCTTGA AATGACTCAGTCAGACCAGTGGAAGATTAGTTTTAATGTTTACCAACCAGACACGGTAGCAGAGTTTAAAAAGAGCAACCCTGGCAAGCCCTACACCCACATGTGTGTTTGCAG TTTTGATGGCCCTGTGCCGGATCTACTTGTCATGAAGCAGCTGTCCTTTCAAAGTGGAGAAGTCCCAGTGACTTTTGCTGTGGTGGACCATGGAGACATCTCCTTTTACTGCTTCAAGGAATTCAAACTGCCTACTGATGTGTATTGA